The Phoenix dactylifera cultivar Barhee BC4 chromosome 12, palm_55x_up_171113_PBpolish2nd_filt_p, whole genome shotgun sequence genome includes the window CACTCTTCTCTAAAATAATTACTTCTCCTATAGAATTAAGTGCAGATTATTTTACAAGACATGCCTCATGTATAATCAAGATACAAGACTAAAAAGCATATACGAACTCATACAAAAGAAATATAAATTGTAGATGTATTTTCAATTCTTACCAAAACAGAAATTGGAGATGTATTTGCTAGTTATAATCATAAAATTAGCAAATAAATTAACTGCCTGCCACTACAGCAATTAAGATATATTTGTACAATTCAATACAAAGCATGAAGCCCATGAATCAGACGGCATACCAAATACTGATAAATCTTTTGGGAACACTAAGCAAACAAAAGAGATTAATTTCATATAATTCGATGGCTGATTCAaactaaatcaaaattcaagagTACTGTGTTAGAAACAATAGCAAAAGGCAACCAATCAGTGATAAATCTGACTGTCGGGATAAAAAATGTACGAGGGACTCATGGAGAATCCAGGGAAAACTTTCAGAAACCATTTCTGATAAGATGTTGCATATTGATGTTTTCCTTCGGTTGTATTCCTCAAAGATGATTTCCATAAGTTTCCTACAGTGATTCTGAGGAATCCAAGCAATTGGTTTAGTTGTTCATCTGATACAAAAATAGAACATTGAAAAAAAGGTTCTGCTAAATGTGGTTGACAGCACTAAACATTCTTATGCTTCCCTTTATCACTAAATACTGGGCTTAACTTATGAGAATTAGTATTCGTtgtattttctttgatatgttGGCGGAGACTTTTCATATTGAAGAGAACCAGATTAACAGTATCACATTTACCCTGCATAAATTGGATCTTGGTTCAAGGAGTCCTGTCTCTGCCAACTCTACTAAGAAGACATTAAACCATAATAATCACATACTGACTCACCATTCTGGAGATTTTTCAAGCTTGCGAACTTGGTCATGAAAAAGAACTCGTGAAACCATACACACTATCTTGCTACCTGATTCAAGGGCCTTCTCCCTCCCACTTTCATCTACCACAACAAAATTTCCTGCATGGTCAATGAAAATGGAAAATCACTTCAAAGGCATTACCAAGTGCTTGAAAAAATGATATACAACTAATAATAGTTAGAATGCTTAATTAACTAGAAAAACTAGATGTTAGTAAAGACTaacataattcttttttttaaggtCAGAATATTCTAGAATCaccttttttaatccaaaagctCCTCTGGAATTTGGCTGGGAATAGAGCCAGAGATTTAACGGCTTTGGCATCCATAACCTAAGAAAAGTAAAACAATATATAAGCAAGAGCTTATGGGACATGAAACAAAGCACCGAGTTCAGGTCTAAACAATAGTAAACGTAACAgaagtatcatattttttttaagctgTAGCTTCAAAGGCATGAATGATGAGACATCATATTGTGCAAAGATTTGCTGGGTTATCACAGCTGAATCTTTGTCTCGGTTTGGATATTAACTTCCTGCTAACTAGCTATTTCTTTGACTTGATGATAAAGCTGCATTTACCCCAACATAATAGAAATCTATAACACTCTCATGCAAGATTTAGATTCTATCTTTATGACATCAATTGCTACAATTTGGTAATCTCCTGCCAAAGCAATAACTTACCAGGCACTCCCGATCTTTTTTGCGGTCACATGCCTATCCATTTTTGTCATTCAATCATTTCAAAGACTAAATCTTCAGCCAAAGATTTCCtatattttgatcttttttccTCTAAAACAGCATCTAAGTTTTCCCACTCCTGTTTCACAAGCTCTCCTTACAAGCTTTGCGagctatatttttataaattgacCATACCATCTCATTTGGTTCtacatctctttctttcttaataGATCAATTGCCACTTTCTCTACCAATTTCAACAATTTTCTTTTACTATGTTTACATATTTATATTGGCATCTCTACCAAGCTACGCTCATCCATTTAACAATCTAGACCTTTCTTATACTACGCAAACAAAAACAAGCCAAAGTTAACTCATACTCAGCAGCAATAGGCACTAGCCCAGTATCCTCATGGTCAAAGTCATTCAGGAAAATGCCAATACCTAATAATCAATGAACATGTTTAGTGATGAGGTCAAGGGAGGTCGGACTTCGGCCCGCGTGTCCAGCGCCAGGGGGGAATCTTCCGCCCTCCGACCTCGTCCCCACCAGTCTGAAACAGCGGAGGCGACTGCTTCTCACGGTtctgccccacaaaaggcgtcTCTAAAGAGAAAGGGGTTGCCCCCTCCACTTAAGGAACAGACCTCTCCGCTAtttagtcgatgtgggactaagtccaggcccctttattcccacaacatTTAGTAATCCAAGAAGTGAAAGGCTAACTAATTACAGTTTGCAATTCTTTTTCTATATGTAACTAAAGGGGCACAAACAGCATAGCCACATGCAGCAGAAGCTGCAATGTATCAATGCGCAATCGAAAGTATGAAGCCAGGAATAACATCACTGGCTGTTATGCTTCCCCCAGCTATAAACAAATCTCCAGAAGAAGAATCAGTCCAAAACCTTTCCTTGTAGACCCGACAACAAATAGCCAAATTCGAATAGAGCACAGCTAGATTCAGACCTCAAGCAAAATATTAAGGAAAACACTTCTATAAAGAAAAGGTAACACACTAACGATATGTTCTCAAAGACAAACGCACCAACATAATGTCACCATTGAAAGCATGCTTTCCCATAGACCAAAAACTGCACTGcagacaaaaaaataaaactcacagaaggaaaaaataataatagtttGGAAAGCAACCACTtcaagatttcttttttttccataaaaatTTGAGAAATATATGAGCCACTGTTCATGTATGCGCATGCGAATATACACAAACACACATCCGCATAACGAATCGTAGAATAGCAATCAAAAGATCAAAAAAATCGCATGAAGATTAACAAATTTAGATGAATTTTACCAAATATTATCTCTAGCAATTAGAAAAGAAGGCGGCCCTACCTCGATGACGTTGGAACCCCTAAGGGACACGACCTGCATGATGCTCTGCCCTTCTTGCAGAGAGAGCCCTTCCTCTTGGGATGCTCTTCTCAGATTCTTTCTCCCCGATCTCATGGTGTTCGACATCGCTTCTCCGCCGAGGTCCTCGACGCCGGAGAACCAGGACTTAAAGTAAGTGCTGCCGCCGCCCCTATTTCCGCGGCACGCTCATCTCTCTCAGGGTCTTTCAATCGACCTACTTTATTCGTTAGGTTAAGAGTCGCGCGCGCGGCCTCCAGGGGTCTTTCTATCCTCCGTTGAGCGCAGGAGCGGCGCCTAAGCCCGAGCCCAGACTATCCAATTGATTCAAGCGAACGAGGCGGAAAAAACCCGGTTATCTTATTTCTTTGGCCGGACTTTTAACACGTAGGCTTTTGACCGCTTCCATTTTACTTTTTAGTCCTAGATTGACTTGTACGAGATTTACCCATGCCTACACCTGTATCATGCATATTTATAACAGTTCTTGTAttcaattatattatttttgtatgcaGTTATATGATCCTTGTAAACGTTTGCATCAGCAAGGAAGCAGACATGACTGCAGATCTTACAAACAAATGATCCATGTACAAAGGACATGCAAAGCATGACGGATGACAGATTTGCACCTTAAGTGGCAGAAAAACATGCCGAAACCAAATAAATCTGCATATTGACGCACAGCTCATggagaaatatttttatttcccTCAGAAGTTGTGAAGGCCTAAAATTCAAGTCATGCAGTAATCACCAGACTAGACAGCAAGCACATCTTCAGCTATTTACTGTTCCACAGGATATGCAAGGCATGCGACCAGCTGGGAAAGGACTAGGAGAAAGCATTTGATAACTGCCTAGGATTCCATTGACAGGTGACATGTCAGTGGTTTGCCATGTCTCTATTATTTATTTGAATTGACAAATACACTTTTAACACTTTTGGTTAACTTACTTCTCATGTTTCTCCACCTAGAGTGTCCTGAGAGGAGCATCCTTACTAAGGAGTGCAATGGATACAAAGCTCTAGCTGCAAGCTGGGGCAACAGAAACCAAATGACAGAAATACATTAACCATTTTGAAGATTGCAGGTAGCATTGTAACTAAACTCTAACAAGGAACAGCAATGAGGTACATAGGAAATTAAAGACTGAAGATCTAGTCTATCAGATCTGAGCATGATAAAAGACGAGGCGCTCAGCAAACTTGACTGCAATTGTTCTGCTACATGGTGCGGTCAACAGAATTTCCAGTGGTTGTTGCAGTTTACGCACGTTACAAAAGTCGTCATTGGCTCATCAGCACTCCGAGTTTGCAGCTGGTAGTAAGTGCACTTCCGCTGTCCACACCGGCCACATTTAAACTGATCGGTTGTAGCTTTAGGAGCTCCTCCACGTTCACACTCAAACAGAGCCTTCTCTTTAATCTGCTTATTTTCAAGCTTTCTCTCATCACTAGCCATCTCTTCAGGAGTCATTTCAACAAGTTTCTCAGGCTTCACTTGTCCAAGGAGAACCCGTCTACGCAGATCAGAGTTTTTCCCATCCTTTAAATTGAACATAATGGACCTATATTTAAGCTTCTGAGCACCATTAGAACGGCCTAGCTTTTCAAACATCACAGACTCCACTGTGACTGCAACTCGAATTGGGTCACAAGCATCTACTTCACCTAAGATGTTTCTCACTTCATCCCTACTATCTGCACTTGTCTCACCAGGAACTTTAGAGAAAGCTTCAGCAAGAAGTTCCCGGAGTTTATCACGCACAGGATCATTACATTTGATCAATGATGTCAGCTTTGGAGGACCAACTCGGAAGGATGATGGCTTCTTGATAACAGAATCCCGGTTCTCTTCCCTCAAGATCCTCTCAACTTTGATATTTTGACCTGAAGGCTCATTGTTTCCTGCCTCGGTCTTTTCAGACTTCAAAGTCCCAGCCTCCATCAACCCATCTGAATCCTTCTTCTCAGCCTTGAGCTTTTCTGAATCCAAAATCTTGTCAAACTTAATGGACCCAGCCTTTGAAATCTTGTCAACCTTGACAGTCTCTGCTTTCTTAGATTTGACTTCAACTTTAAAAGAACTATTACTTTCAGTATTGCCATTTTTTTTACCATTAGCAGTCTCATCAATAACTACCTTTTTCCAGAACTGCAACAGGTCAGAAGCAACTGCTTGAATCTTCGAGTGAGGATGCTTAGTAAGATAGCGAAGACGTTTGCCAacctgaaaaaataaaagagtacAAAAAGCCTAACTGTGAGAAGCAGAACAGTAAGAAAGAAAACTCTGCAAAAATCATTAAGGGAAACAATGAGAACAGTAAACATATGACATCCTCACATTGAATAAATACCCTTACTGGAAACATAACTGCTCTTACATTCTGTGTAGTGCCTCTGAACTTTGATTTCATAATATTCATCTTGGATGGGAAAATAGTCACTTATAGAAAGCGTAGACATAGCTTCACTTTATAAGTGGTATGGATTAAGTCAGTATGTCATAACATTGGCACCGGATAAGTCCTGCTTGAACTGCATGAACTAGTATGTAAAGCATTCTCCCATCAAACCACATTAACTTCTCAAAACTGGATGTTTTATTAGGAATTTCATCATGAAAACAGACTAAACAGGAAAGTAATTCCTAATCCCATGCACAACTTGGGAAGCTCAAAGCAtccaaaaataagaatatacaATCATAGTCCATGGACCAAAGAATCTTACAAAAGCTTTTTTGTTATAATGGTCAAATTACATCTAAATTATACTAAGCTGGCATATTTTTCCCTATTAATAGTATCCACTTTTTGCTACCCCGTGTGTTTTCCACCTTTTGCTAGAGCCATATCAGATCTTCATTGCGGTTAAATAGTCCGACATCAAATTGGACAGGAACCTTGGTTGGTCTCATATACTCATAGGCCCTTCCATGTAGTAGCTAAAGCTTTTAGGGTGGATTTTAGCACGTTGCACATGCCCATGCCATCTCAATTGACTCTTAATTTATCCTTAATTTATGCAACTCCTATATCTCCTCACATATACTCATTTTTTTGATCTATCCTTTCTAGTTTCACCATACATCCATGTAAATATACTCCCATCGTAAGTCAATTTCTACATAATTCTAGCTAAAGATAAttgtaaaagaaaaacacactaAACAAACTAACAGGAATGCTAAATGCATAGAGACATTCAAAAACTTCTGATGACTTAGGCCTCATTTGACAGAGCTATTGGCAGTAGAGTTTTCAAAATCACTCCAATAATGCATCCGTGTTAGTAACTCTATCAAAAACTAGCATGTCAGTTCGACTAACAAATCAAACAATGACTGATTCAATTCTAAACATGCTCTCATATTTCCTCAACAAAGTAACTCAGATCCCACGATAGCACTCCACTTCAATAATATAACAAAATCACATTTTTAGAACTGCTGCACAAGAATTAGTATGAGAGGCCCTGATGCGAATAACTAAAAGACAACTCTCAGTTTTCTTTGCCACCCAGAATGTACAAGACCAAAACATTTCCATGAACCAGAAAAGTAATCTCCAATAGTGGCAAAGCCCAAACCTAACTGTGAGAAGCAGAACAGTAAGAAAGAAAACTCTGCAAAAATCATTAAGGGAAACAATGAGAACAGTAAACATATGACATCCTCACATTGAATAAATACCCTTACTGGAAACATAACTGCTCTTACATTCTGTGTAGTGCCTCTGAACTTTGATTTCATAATATTCATCTTGGATGGGAAAATAGTCACTTATAGAAAGCGTAGACATAGCTTCACTTTATAAGTGGTATGGATTAAGTCAGTATGTCATAACATTGGCACCGGATAAGTCCTGCTTGAACTGCATGAACTAGTATGTAAAGCATTCTCCCATCAAACCACATTAACTTCTCAAAACTGGATGTTTTATTAGGAATTTCATCATGAAAACAGACTAAACAGGAAAGTAATTCCTAATCCCATGCACAACTTGGGAAGCTCAAAGCAtccaaaaataagaatatacaATCATAGTCCATGGACCAAAGAATCTTACAAAAGCTTTTTTGTTATAATGGTCAAATTACATCTAAATTATACTAAGCTGGCATATTTTTCCCTATTAATAGTATCCACTTTTTGCTACCCCGTGTGTTTTCCACCTTTTGCTAGAGCCATATCAGATCTTCATTGCGGTTAAATAGTCCGACATCAAATTGGACAGGAACCTTGGTTGGTCTCATATACTCATAGGCCCTTCCATGTAGTAGCTAAAGCTTTTAGGGTGGATTTTAGCACGTTGCACATGCCCATGCCATCTCAATTGACTCTTAATTTATCCTTAATTTATGCAACTCCTATATCTCCTCACATATACTCATTTTTTTGATCTATCCTTTCTAGTTTCACCATACATCCATGTAAATATACTCCCATCGTAAGTCAATTTCTACATAATTCTAGCTAAAGATAAttgtaaaagaaaaacacactaAACAAACTAACAGGAATGCTAAATGCATAGAGACATTCAAAAACTTCTGATGACTTAGGCCTCATTTGACAGAGCTATTGGCAGTAGAGTTTTCAAAATCACTCCAATAATGCATCCGTGTTAGTAACTCTATCAAAAACTAGCATGTCAGTTCGACTAACAAATCAAACAATGACTGATTCAATTCTAAACATGCTCTCATATTTCCTCAACAAAGTAACTCAGATCCCACGATAGCACTCCACTTCAATAATATAACAAAATCACATTTTTAGAACTGCTGCACAAGAATTAGTATGAGAGGCCCTGATGCGAATAACTAAAAGACAACTCTCAGTTTTCTTTGCCACCCAGAATGTACAAGACCAAAACATTTCCATGAACCAGAAAAGTAATCTCCAATAGTGGCAAAGCCCAAACAGCCAGCCGAcctattatcaaaaaataaacttTAACCACTCACCCAAAAAAAGGACCAACCAACCAAATGGcaagcaataaaaaaaatttcaaaacagaCATTGAATGATTTATAATATCCCTCTCTCCACGATGGCTACATCCAATAAGAGAAATACCTTAGCTTCAATGAATATCAATATTAGCCCCAAAAAATCAGCTCTCTTCGATTCAAAGGAAGGTGGTTTTTACATCAAATCAAAAACCTACCCTACTCTCATCAACCACTAGAAAGACACGACTAGACACCAAAAAAGGACACTTTTTTCACCAGATCGAAGAGAAGACGACCAAAAGCCGTGACCTGAGACCCGAGAAACGAAAACAACGGCGCACCTGAGTGGCCACCAGAACATCCGTTGTGACCGGGATCTTCCTCAGCTGCCGCAGCGCATCCACACACCGATCCGCCTCCGGAAACGCGCTTCCATCCCCCGCCGCCGCGTCCGCCGCCCTCTTCGCGGCCTCGAACATCTCCAGAAGCTCCTCCTTCATGGCTCCCAGTTCGCCACCCAAGAATCGAAGAATGAATAGGAAAGAACCGcgcaaaaaaaaatctggacAAAGAAATTTGTTCCGAAAAACTGTAGAGGAGAAGATCGAAACCCCAAGAAGCGAAACAATCTATTGATAAAAACCCTAGAAAtctaggaggaggagaggagcagAGGGCTTTGGCTTCCTCTCCGGCGTCCCGCTCTCATTCGCTCACGAGGGCGAGAAATAGAAGACAAGAACATAAGGCGGTAATCAACTTACTCTCGGTAACATTTATCACGACCGACGGAAAGGCAAGTGCTGGTCCGCGAAGTGGCTGGAACGAAAGATCGGACGGCCACATTGGTGCCACGTGTCTAGTATTGGACTGAGGGGAAGTGGAAATTTGTTTTAGGATATGGTAAACCTTGTAGCGAGTAGTTCTTAGAAAATTTCCTTGTCCTACGGAGGCTAGCGCGAATAGTTCTTGGGTCACGTGACAGGCGGGCGCGTCCTTTCCAAAAGGGGAGCGTGGTCGGGTGGCATATATGGAAATGACACAAAGCACGTGGGGACAAAAACTGGGCCCGCTCAAAGGCCGAAGGTGACCTCATCGTTCGTGGATAGaggtttttattattattattttttattttttatttttagagacGGGCCATTCATATTGTTCTGGCCAGAAGAcgttcaataataataataataataatataccaTGAAATTCTGCTGATGCGCTTACTCTAAATGATAAGCTACAAAAAGAGCCATCCACTTCACGGCCATTCATACTGTCACGCTTGGAATCTGCCGGCTAAGATCGCCATGACTGCACACTTTTTAGAGCAAGATTCTAGAAAATATGCTAGCCTGAAAAATTATCACAATTTCCATTCTGGTGAGCAAAATGATCTCAATTCATAACGAACAATAAAACTCatccaattacaaaatttatttattcaacCGGTAACAATGATGCTCTATCTATTCATTTTTTTCTCATGTGATTTCAACCATAACTAAGTATTAAGACATTTGCAACATGCAACTctaaaaagcaaaagaaaaaaaaaattatgagctTTACAGCCTCATAAGAATTTCGAACTGTTACACTAtaagtaataagaaaataattaaatgaacaaaacCAGATAGAACGAATACCAAATCAATACTCAGAAGGTTCATATAAATAACATACACATAAGCTCTCGTTATCATCTTATCAAAGATTGCAActcagaaagaaaaagagaagaagtaaTGTGAGCTTTATAGCCAAGTGAGAATTCCGAATCGCTACAccataagtaataaaaaaataatctattaGCATATAAGATAAAATGAATATCATATCAGTACTCAAAAAGCTCATTCAAATAACATGCACATAATTTCAAGAGAATCTATGTAGCATTTTGGAAATTAGGGGTTGGGAGCTTAAAATTTTAGATCTTCTTACCAACTTCTAGAAAGCCTTGTGTCATTTTTATTCATCGTCCATGAACTTCACAGCCAATGAAACTTCATATTTCACACTTTATTCATAAGAAGATGCTCATTTTGAGACTATAAATTTATATACCTACACTCCCTCATTGATCCATTATTGTTTTTAGATAGATTGCTCGTTGATAAATTTAAATGTATTGCAGTCCAGGATCATCTCCTTGAGCAAGGTGACATAAAGAGGAGCCAAAATCAATTTGTTGGGCGAGTAAAGTGAAATTGGCATCTCATGAGGATAATTAATTCTATGAACCATTTTCCACAAAAGCTAAACTTGATGTGGAAGGTACATGGCCACCCTTGTTGGAATATCATTAGCATATATTTCTTGGCTGGAGTTTTCTCATGATTGCATCTTATTTTAATTGATAGAATTATTATTTGTCAATTTCATTTTTTTGGGACATTTAAGGAGATTGTCCAAGTTTTACCCCATAATATGTGCATGATAGAAGAGGGCATCATTTCGAGTCAATTAGTGGCACCATATTATGAAATTGGATGACATCTTTTGCTGGTAGTGTAATCACAGAGCTGTGCGACAAGGAGGCTGTTTAAGGCTTAAATACTAATACTAGAGTATGAGCACATCTCCATGATTCTGCAAGGGTCTCATCAATGAAAATGGCCTCAAAACCTGGTTTTCAAGGCAAACTCAAGCACCATTCACGCTAACATTTTGCTTCTCGCAAGTTCTTATAGGCTCTACCAAGTGCACAATTGGAAAGAGTATatattcaaggaaagtgaaAGCTTCTTTTAACCAAGCTTctctcctcaaaaaaaaaaaaaaattgacattGTGTAATACGACATCCAAGCTTTGAACCACTTTAGCCCCACAAGCTTTTAATAAAGTATGGGGATGTCCATATTACGTatatagagatttttttttttaaaaaaaaagaagggaaaaacttCCTTATGATGTCCATTCACAATGAGCTCCAACTTTCTTGTGATCACACGCGGCAATGCCAAGTCGAAAAAC containing:
- the LOC103705972 gene encoding probable RNA-binding protein EIF1AD isoform X1; translated protein: MSNTMRSGRKNLRRASQEEGLSLQEGQSIMQVVSLRGSNVIEVMDAKAVKSLALFPAKFQRSFWIKKGNFVVVDESGREKALESGSKIVCMVSRVLFHDQVRKLEKSPEWPAIFRTTMVDDSISHVQRPTSGGEEGSNSDDDDSLPPLEANLNRNRPVELYSDSDSSSDRDHGS
- the LOC103705972 gene encoding probable RNA-binding protein EIF1AD isoform X2, which codes for MLVMDAKAVKSLALFPAKFQRSFWIKKGNFVVVDESGREKALESGSKIVCMVSRVLFHDQVRKLEKSPEWPAIFRTTMVDDSISHVQRPTSGGEEGSNSDDDDSLPPLEANLNRNRPVELYSDSDSSSDRDHGS
- the LOC103705973 gene encoding transcription elongation factor TFIIS-like — protein: MKEELLEMFEAAKRAADAAAGDGSAFPEADRCVDALRQLRKIPVTTDVLVATQVGKRLRYLTKHPHSKIQAVASDLLQFWKKVVIDETANGKKNGNTESNSSFKVEVKSKKAETVKVDKISKAGSIKFDKILDSEKLKAEKKDSDGLMEAGTLKSEKTEAGNNEPSGQNIKVERILREENRDSVIKKPSSFRVGPPKLTSLIKCNDPVRDKLRELLAEAFSKVPGETSADSRDEVRNILGEVDACDPIRVAVTVESVMFEKLGRSNGAQKLKYRSIMFNLKDGKNSDLRRRVLLGQVKPEKLVEMTPEEMASDERKLENKQIKEKALFECERGGAPKATTDQFKCGRCGQRKCTYYQLQTRSADEPMTTFVTCVNCNNHWKFC